In the Candidatus Cloacimonas acidaminovorans str. Evry genome, one interval contains:
- a CDS encoding response regulator: MKPKLLLVDDDQLLREVIGDFLSSHGYEVDLADNADSALEKFEPGKYQLALIDYMMPGMNGLELMKILLKQDPKIFCLIMTGYPTVDSAFQSVVDGASDYIVKPFQLKELLNTIGSYI; the protein is encoded by the coding sequence ATGAAGCCAAAACTTCTATTAGTGGACGATGATCAATTACTACGAGAAGTAATAGGTGATTTTTTATCGTCCCACGGTTATGAAGTTGATTTGGCTGACAATGCAGACAGCGCTTTGGAAAAGTTTGAACCTGGTAAATACCAACTGGCATTAATTGATTATATGATGCCTGGAATGAATGGATTGGAGTTAATGAAAATTTTATTGAAACAAGACCCGAAAATCTTTTGTCTGATTATGACTGGTTACCCTACTGTTGATTCTGCTTTTCAATCCGTTGTAGACGGTGCTTCCGATTATATTGTAAAGCCCTTTCAACTAAAAGAATTATTAAATACAATCGGTTCCTACATCTGA